From the Juglans microcarpa x Juglans regia isolate MS1-56 chromosome 7D, Jm3101_v1.0, whole genome shotgun sequence genome, the window GGAACTGATATATTTCTAGTAAATCTCAAGtcttgtttctattttattaGGTACTAAATGGAGCATTGTTGgctattattaattaacatgcCTTCTGCTGATGCAGCACTTCTCAAATGCTGGATTTCCTTGCCCTATTATGCAAAGTCCTTCCGATCACTTTTTACGTGCTATAAATGCTGATTTCGACAGGATCATTGCCATGTGCAAAAATTGGCAGGTAATGGAACATATGCCACAAATTTTAGCGGCTCAATTTTCTTTATTGCCTGATTGAACATATTCTCTGCATGGCCTGAATCAATATAACAGGACGACCATGGGGACTTTTCATCTGTGAACATGGATACTGCGGTTGCAATACGCACCCTTGAAGCAACATACAAATCTTCGGCAGATGCTGCTGCAGTTGAAACTATGATACTAAGACTCACGGAGAAGGTATGATTATTCTGTCTTACTTCTCATTACAGCTATCATAAATTCTGTCTGTTCTTATGTTTGCAGCTTTGGCTGTTTTTGTCATTGCTGCGAGTTACATATTACGCATATAATGTTCGGCCGTGTGGGAGTTTTAGTTCTCTCTTTAATTGTTTTAAGGCAAAAATAATCCATATAAAATGATTGGGTTATTGAGGGCAGCTTACTGTggcatgttatgccatgtttgCTGCTTGTATTACAACTGAAACCCAGTTTGGTTGATATTTAGGATGCTTAAATTGCTACTGTGGTTTGCACATGGGATGGTGGATGATGAGGATACAATCTTATCTGCGTGTACATTTGAGTGAGTTGTATATGTGGATGGCCATACATTTGCATTCTGTTCAGTGGTTATGCACCTGTTCCACCATGAAGGGAGAGGTTGGTTATCAACAAAAATGACCAAGGGACAAATCCATTTACTTGAGTGTTGTgtgcataaataaaatattggagAGAAGGACCTTCCTTGGataagaaaaatggaaataCAGACTTGAATAATTTGGGTGGCTGAGAGCTAAGATTGGAAGATCATAGTTAAATTAAGTTAAGTAGGTTCTTACAATGAGTTTTGAGTGGAGATACTAACTTATCAATAAAAAGTTGAGTGGAGATACTAATGATTTTGAAGTAACTAAACTTGGTTTAaattttccctttctttaaCATTGAAACATTTCCAATTCCGATGCGAGAGTTACTTCAGTCCTCCCTACCTTTTTCTTTATTGCTTTTCTGCATCAAGATGTGTCCAGTTGTTGTTTCTCTACctttaataatatattcatCGACTTGCTACACACAATTACATACACAGGAAGGTCCACTTCTCAAAAGCAAAGGCAAAGCTAGCACTGCTACTCGAATTGCAGTCCTGACTTGGAGATCATTATTAATTATGTCCAGGGAATGGAAATACTACTGGCTTCGACTTATTCTTTGTATGCTTCTTACTCTTTGTGTCGGTACGGTATTCTCTGGCTTGGGGCATTCTCTGTCTTCAGTTGTGGTGAGTTCCTTAATCTTACTCTGGGAgcaataattatgaaataacgtgtatatatgtgcatgtgcgtgtgcgtgtgcaAATGAAATACTGATCTTTATTCTAGTTGAACTCCTAATGGTTTCACCAATTTTTCTGCTTATAGTTCATTCATATTCCATAACATCCTAACAAGAACCAAATTATAGATGGTTGATTTGTTGAGCCACCATACATCTTGCAACTTGGTTGGTTATCATGATTTATATAATGTGGAAAATATGTCAACGCTTGTTGTTGTAGCAGGCACTTTGCTGATCAGTTCTGACCGACCTGGTGTGCAacctgtttttcttctttctctctctctctttctctctctctctccccaagaAAGTCTTCTGCTTGCTACCTAGCAGGCATAGGCCTTATATAAACCCCCAAGGAATCAGATGCTATTGGGAGTACCTCACATGGAGGCTCCAAGTACCATTCTGCTTGTGAACCACCCAACTATATGGGCTGCATCAGCTTTAAGTTCTTGCAAAATCATTTCATGAACTTAATTTTCCTGCTTGTGGACATTTTGGTTTCTaactttctaatatatttattcgTATGCACggaaaatatttattgcagACGAGAGTTGCAGCAATATTTGCATTTATATCATTCACTTCACTTCTAAGCATTGCTGGAGTACCGGCACTGATAAAAGAAGTCAAGGTAATCCTGTTCgctatatatatctatgtgtatgtataaatatatatatatatatatattctacttataaaaaaatatatatatattctcttctAGGAGCTTGATAATTTTCCAAGATGTGGTTTTCCAAGATGTGGTTGCCGAGCAAGTAATAGAGCCCAACTCATACTAGCTCAAGTATACATCTGATTACTGGTTTTATGGTCTGTTAATTATACATGTCTGTAGTATCCTGTCTGACATTTGAGTTATCTGGATTAATCTCTTAACAGGCGTTCTATAACTGTGATAAAATTTATGGCTGTTTTTGTAAAGCTTTCTTCAACATATCACTGGTCACAGTATTGATGCTAATGATgcctgagttttttttttttttttgataagtaactaATGATGCCTGagtttttaacaataaaagtcACTGTTTTTTACCCAGAAGAGAATGTAGGGCTTATGGGACTCCCATGATCTCAACATAGTTTATAGCATAATAGGAGGCACGCCTATACAGGCATCCATGTGAATTACACTTTCGATAGTTTGTAGTTATTTCTTCTGCTTATTTCTGTTGATAATGTCCTCAGGGACATACTTCAATAATTGAATTGTTTGTTGTCCGTACCTGGATAAAAATGAATTACACTAGGGTATATCCAGCAAAAGTACCTAGACTGATGTTGATTTATTCACAAGCAATGTCACCACTTGAgtgttaattttttgttttcatttagcACTATATTTTCCCAGgttcatatttttctaaaaattgaCTAGATCAATCTGCTTGCCATTTTGCAGATATATGCGAGTGAAGAATCAAACCAGCATTCGGGTGCATTTGTCTTTTTAGTGGGGCAACTTCTCTCTAGCATCCCATTCCTGTTTCTCATCTCCATTTCATCAAGCCTTGTTTTCTACTTCCTTATAGGATTGCGGGATGAATTCAGCTTGTTAATGTACTTTGTGCTGAATTTTTTCATCTGCCTTCTAGTAAACGAAGGACTAATGCTCGTTGTTGTTACCCTATGGCAAGATATTTTCTGGAGCATCTTGACATCGTTATCTATACAAGTGAGTTCCAATtcccaaagaaaaaagaatcatTAAATTTACTTTAGGTCATCATTTGTGagtcttttatttaaaatttccatgctttatatgtttttattttttaggccTTATTTGTGTCCTATCTCTACACACTTCCAATTGAGAAGAGACTGActttatcatttattattttagattcaTCTAAGGCTGTAAGGATAAATTGGTAATGGAGATAACCTATTATTTTGCAGTTGGTCAAATTGGATTACAAACTGACATGGTGCATGACTGTTGTAGCATTGTTTAGTGTAGGTGGCTCTAGTTGTATATGTATGAAGCATTGTTCTACATAAACAAAGTCTGAGCTCATTCACTTTGGTGCAATACAAGAATAATGATATGATCAACCATGTTTGGTTTCTGGCTATTTAATTACCTTCCATATTCTAATAGTCGAGATGAATGGCATTTCAGGTATTGATGATGCTTGCCGCGGGCTATTTCAGAATTCGAAATGCTTTGCCTGGAGCAATGTGGAAGTATCCACTATCCTATATTTCTTTCCATACATACTCTATTCAGGCAAGTACAAGGCCATTCTATTATATGCCCCACAGCAAATCAAATTGCTGGCTTTCGattctaaatttctaacttAGGGCAAGAAACAAtactcaaaacctcatttttgattttttttttccccggcAACGGCactatttgtttatattttacctatcaattttttttttatatttatatatatatatatatttttatttttttccgtGCTTAATGATCTTGTACTCTTTAGttcattttcaattcattttcgtGTTTTAGGGCCTCTTGGAGAACGAGTATCTAGGGACTGACTTTGCAGTTGGGCAGGTGAGGACCATATCTGGGTTTCAGGCCCTTCGTAGTGCATACGACATATCTTCAGACTCTAATTCCAAGTGGGAAAATTTACTAGTCTTGTTTCTTATGGTGGTTGGATATCGCATTTTCGTGTTTGTTTTACTACGTTTTTGTGTTGGGAAAAAGAAGTCCGtactcaaaatttttcaatgTAATGTGGACAAGACAAATACAAGATGAATGAAAGTAATACTGTAAGCACATTTGCTTAGCTTGTGCAATTAAGTCTATGAAAATCTGTGATGAATGATAAAAATGCATGAGATTCATGTTTTGAAGCTTTTGCTGCTCAAGTGTCTACCATTATTATTAAGATTCGGTCTTCGAGATTGTCTGGCTTGGTGTGTCATGCATTATTCAATCATATATATCCTGGGTAGTTGGAGACTCTAAATTACTGTTGAACGTGCATGGGGACTGAGCTACAGATGTGTCTGGGTTCTGGGATTACTGTTGAAAGCGCATGCTGATTGCAGATTTTTTGTAAGTTCACATGGTTGGGTTCTAGCCTTTAGATCTTTGATGAAGGAGTCCATATTCTGCTCTGATGAACCATTTGCAGTCGTTGCATTTTCCAATTTCTCCCTCACCTGCCCAATTGCTTTCATGTACTCATCCCTTGCTTTTCCACTCATCAAACGGTTAATATTCTCTGAGACTTCCTCCTTAGTGATCGGCATTCTATTGCTTAAGTTGCTCCCTATCTTCCAATCGTCGACCACTAGTTTGCGATTGGTGAATTGATCGGTAAGCAACGGGAAACATAATAGTGGTGTTTTACACCATATACTTTCTAATATTGAGTTCCACCCACAATGGGTTAGGAATCCTCCGATCGCCGGGTTGGTCAACACCGCATGCTGACTGCACCAAGGTATGATCATCGCACGGTTGCCGACCTCCTCGTCATATCCGACTGGCAGTGGATTGACACAATCGGAACTCACAATATCGGCCCGGAGAATCCAAACAAAGTAGACTTTGCTAAGTGAAAGCCCATTAGCAATTTCTACTAGGTCTCTATGAGTAACATGGGCGTAGCTACCAAATGAGACATACAAGACCGAGCCTTTCGGCCTGTTGTTGAGCCATTGGGTGCAATCCGACTCAGACCAAAGGCTCGTAGACACAATGCTCTTCTGGAAACCAGATGGGAAAATGGGACCAATAGCGTAGAATGGCATTTGGGCTTGTAAAGCTGATATGGTCTCGAATTCAAGCTCTTCCACAGTGTTGCATAGAACAAAATCCGCACCTCTAGCATCCTGAAACGCCTTGAAAACTATCTGATGGCACACCGATGATGTGTCGGTCTCTTGAAGATACGACATCATGTCCTTTGGTTCTATAGATTGGACGCCTGGTATGTAGTCTATGGCGTCTGTGCGAATATCTGATATATGATAGAAGTTGAATACAGATGTGTTGGTGTAAAAACAATGGTATGTGTAAAAAGCTTAGCAAAGCCATTTATACGAACAACCcattttgagagaaaaaggaCGAGCAAATGAAACATATGGGCATAGCTAGCTAGTTACCATGAGAACCAAAATGACCATTCTCTTGAAGAAGATCCAGATGATAATACAACGTAAACACCAAAGCAGGCTCTGTCCAGAAGGAAATATAAGACAGCCCAAACTTCTTGGCTATAATTGACGGCCACACGAAGAACGTATCCGCAATCAAACAACAAACTCGTGGCTGTGCAGATCTCACAATTTTGCCCACCATCTCGTCTACATGTGCCGAGAAGACGTGCAACAAGGCAGCCATGAACTGGTCGTGGTTGAGCGAGCGGTCGAACTCCACAGGGAGGCCGTCGGACACGGTAGTGTAGCGTATGTCAAGGCCGGATTCGTGGACGCCAGAGAAAATGTCGTCACCGGTGTTGTTGGTTTGTGCTTTGGAGGTCTGGTGGTGGATGGAGTGCGTGTTGATGAAGGTGATGGTGAAGCCTCGGGATGCTAGCTTTATGGCTAGGTGGACGGATGGGATCACGTGGCCTTGAAGTGGGTAGGGAATGAATATGGCATGAGGTTTTTGATTTACTTCGGAGTTTGCCATtgttgcagagagagagagagagagagagagagagagagagagagagagagagagatttcgaTGTCGAGGAATACTGTGTATATGTGAAATCCTGAAGTGTAACTGATTTGACGCAGAGTAAATGAACTAGAATGGCGGAATGCGACTCGTTTATGAAGGAGATGTGTGGACATTATGATCAGTAAGAAGTCACTACGTCTTATAGAACACCAAAATACAACAACTTTGGCTGGTATTAGAGCACTGGCGTGTAGGTAAATGTAAATGCAAATAAAGATTTAGcgaacaattttattaaattgtcTACATTGAAAGAGGTTGGcacataataatttaattattaattaacatattatcagtataattgcaaaatatgaaaaaagaattaagaaaaatattattattattattattaaattaataatattttattattattttgactaactGATAAATAATCTAACGTGAGAATCTCTCTTGAATGGAATAGACAAAGGTAAAACATATGATTTTAGCCAAATTTCACTTTTATCTTTGCTTataccaatgctaatgctcttcaACCAGTTACATATGTTAGAAAAGCAGCTCTGCATTATACAACAACAACCCATTTTACGACAATGATACATTTAGGTTTTATTTGGATACAGACATGCTTCtattttatctcaatatccaaatatcacaaatgcaagtactttttaatttttattttttaacttttttatctaatcatacaactttcacaaacttttgaacaaaatacaaaaaaaataattcaattttttttaattatataatattttaactttataatatttttattcatttttttcttcttcctttcccaaaaccccataaaacattttaatttaaacaatTTCTAAGTGCATATTTGGGATTGCCGTGGGAATTATAGCTTATGCTTTAGAGCTTATAACTTAtagcttaagtaataagttctactattgaaaaattatttactatttaataATCATATATTCAAAACACTTTCTAACAagttatatttgtttgaaaatattaaaaaagtgcattatgaaatagaaatgaagatcatttgattttttaaagaatatgacTATATATCcttagaagtttgaaaattgtaattatttgaaagttgtatGAGTGTTTTTGTCAATtaacagtctttttaaaatttgaactatttccagattatctaaaaaaatacgTTTGAGGAAAAGCAAAATTCTGCTTTTTTAAAAGTACTTTTTAgtgtatttgaaattaaaaaatattttaatatgtaacacctaaacaacctaatttttctgttaaaaagcttttaaagctatttaagcacttttttAAAACTCTTAACACAACCCCAAACAAATCCTAACTCTTGCaaactcaactcaaatatctcactactactcacaaatatatcaatttatttcatctcaaattaCTATTTAAACCAGATCTTAATGTATCAataaatatacttttctttaaaaaaaacttacgtGGATTACAACTAGTTATATTTGTATTCTGCACTCATCATAAGAGTTTTGCTACCGAACGACCAGGGCAGCCCAGGGGCACACGTGATTTGGTGTCCtctttcattatattttgagtaatgttaggtgTGGAGCAACACAATACCATAGCCTATAGTTGGGCCCAGTCCACCACTAGggacaagaagaaaaacaagaaagagacaATGAGAGACATGAGAGCATACAAGTGTCAAGGTCAGAGGGGTCAAAGGGAAAATAGGAAGAGAATGAAAGCTGACACACGCAAGGGAGACCGGTCACCTCATGGCAGGCTGGCATGTGCAGTGAAGGGTTAGACACGCAACTACCAACAGTTACAGGAAGAGGATCGTATAAAAGGGGATGTCCAGACAACTTCAAAGCATGCTTGAttagatcatcttcttcttcagtaAACCTCTTGAGGAAGATGGCATCTCCAACGGGAAGAGCTCCAACCTTCTTTGTACAATGAGATATGAGGGACTATAAGactgtaaacaaatatattgtAGTAGAAACTCCCTTCCCTAAACCCCGTTGACGTAGACCAATTGTCGAACCACACAAATCTTGGTATCCatctctctttactttctcttcacttattttctattcattgcTATGGACGTATGCATTGCCACCGTACAGTAGTACCAGAACACTGTCGGGGACTCCAAACAACACCGATCGAGGCCCAGTCAACTCAATGGGCCGGGAATGAATTTTTCTCTCCCTTCAgcctgttgtgcaatttttacAACATCAACAGTGCCGTCTGTGGGATTCGTTTCACTTTGTACGCCGGAGGTGGTAGGACGATTTTTCAATGCActgaataaattttgaatgatgAATGGAACTCCTTCTAGAAATGTATTCTTagctttttgaatttttacttTTACAAAAAATGTTGCTGTAGAAAATGGGTGAGTAAATCTTTCCTCACCTAGGTGACGAACCGAGCTCCTCACCTTTGCACTCAGTTCACTCTAATGAACTCTGCAAAGAGTAAGCCCAAGGTAAGGATCAATTGCCTAAAAGTCACACTGCCCTTTCCAGTGGGCGAACACTGTGCACTTAAAGTGCACAGTAACACACAAGCATTGCACCTCACAGGCACAGTACTTGGATAGGCACTGTGCACATAAGTGCATAGTGCCATGCACGTTCGacatacatgcatgcacgaTCACTGTGCATTCACAATGCAAGGGGCACGACAAGGGGCACCCAGCACCGCGAGCCCAATTGACCCGCAAGTGATCACCACCAAGATCACTGGCGGTTTTTGGCTCCACAGTCATAGCCCCAGTCATGGGGTGGAATAGTGCGCCCCGTGCACACTGAGGTCATGGCAACTTTCAGCTGCGACACAGTAGGAGAGAGCGTCGTGGCCCACCATGTGGTTCACCGGCGTCTTTCGCCTCCATCGGTACGTCGCCAACCCACCCTAGTGGACTCTATTGGGATAGCCACATGTGCAAACTCGCATGTGGTGGAAACCACGAAGCCCAGCTTTGCTGTCGCATGGCTAGGCTACCTCCAACCACCCAGCGGACCACCGATGCAGTCTACTGCCCATGAGGTTGTTGCCGACCACCCTAGCTGGCAGGCGGCTATTGTTGGCCACGCATGTCGTGCACCAACGTGCACGGCGAGCTCACGGCAGCTCCATGTCTCCGCCGTCGGTCACTACCTAATCAGCGTAATATTCTACCGACGTGAAGGTTGTTGCTGATTGCCCCAGCCAACCAAAGGTAGTCGTTAGCCGCCCATGCACTGCACGCAACGTGCGCCAATCCATAGGGCGAACTCATGGCGCTGCTGTGAACATTGTCTCCATGCTGGCGATCACCACCTAAACCACCGACATCTTCAGCCACCCTCGAGGTGGTCCCACTGCAACAAGCAAAGGTGGCCCACGGCCATACAGGTCCCGTGCGCGAAACTACACCACACAGGGTCCTACTCTGCTCATGGCCTTCCACGGCCACCCCTTAGAGGGCAACGCCTCCACCTCAGCACGGGAGAGACCTGCACCAAGCTCTCCTCAGCACGGCAATCGAACACACTTGGTTGGGCTCGAACAGTCTGTACTTCCATGAGACTCGGATGCCATTGATTCGGCTCAGACAGTGCCCACTTGCAGGCCCCgctctgctctgctctattGCTTTGTTGCGCTGCTAcattgctctgctctgctccgCTGCTCTACACTACTCCTCTGCTTAGGGCTCTCCCAACCGGCTCCACCAAAGAGTTCTCCCTAGAGGACTCTCCCAGAGGGCTCCACCAGAGAGCTCTCAGTAGAGGGCTCACTCTAGAGGGCTCTCCCGACAAGCTCACTCGGTAGGCTTTCCCTAGCAGACTCACCCGGCAGACTCTTCCAACAGGTAAGCACGGACTCCCCCCAACTAACAATAGCTCCCGGTTTATCTCTCTTaacttatgtgaattttgtttctattaaCAAAGTTAT encodes:
- the LOC121239331 gene encoding ABC transporter G family member 3, with amino-acid sequence MEEIQSQSDNYRSSSSSASSPTSRVPSSNFFYLRKPGSLRQPISFEDSPEWEDTDIDVKVEEGGDSINVVATPASPSLSKLNSGSLPSPPLPEGAVVARKMAGASVAWKDLTVTIKGKRKYSDKVVKSSNGYALPGTMTVIMGPAKSGKSTLLKAIAGRLHHSAKMYGEVFVNGAKSHMPYGSYGFVERETTLIGSLTVREFLYYSALLQLPGFFCQKKNVVEDAIYAMSLGDYANKLIGGHCYMKGLPSGEKRRVSIARELVMRPRILFIDEPLYHLDSVSALLMMVTLKKLASTGCTLIFTIYQSITEVFGLFDRICLLSNGNTLFFGETLACLQHFSNAGFPCPIMQSPSDHFLRAINADFDRIIAMCKNWQDDHGDFSSVNMDTAVAIRTLEATYKSSADAAAVETMILRLTEKEGPLLKSKGKASTATRIAVLTWRSLLIMSREWKYYWLRLILCMLLTLCVGTVFSGLGHSLSSVVTRVAAIFAFISFTSLLSIAGVPALIKEVKIYASEESNQHSGAFVFLVGQLLSSIPFLFLISISSSLVFYFLIGLRDEFSLLMYFVLNFFICLLVNEGLMLVVVTLWQDIFWSILTSLSIQVLMMLAAGYFRIRNALPGAMWKYPLSYISFHTYSIQGLLENEYLGTDFAVGQVRTISGFQALRSAYDISSDSNSKWENLLVLFLMVVGYRIFVFVLLRFCVGKKKSVLKIFQCNVDKTNTR
- the LOC121239333 gene encoding UDP-glycosyltransferase 86A2, whose amino-acid sequence is MANSEVNQKPHAIFIPYPLQGHVIPSVHLAIKLASRGFTITFINTHSIHHQTSKAQTNNTGDDIFSGVHESGLDIRYTTVSDGLPVEFDRSLNHDQFMAALLHVFSAHVDEMVGKIVRSAQPRVCCLIADTFFVWPSIIAKKFGLSYISFWTEPALVFTLYYHLDLLQENGHFGSHDIRTDAIDYIPGVQSIEPKDMMSYLQETDTSSVCHQIVFKAFQDARGADFVLCNTVEELEFETISALQAQMPFYAIGPIFPSGFQKSIVSTSLWSESDCTQWLNNRPKGSVLYVSFGSYAHVTHRDLVEIANGLSLSKVYFVWILRADIVSSDCVNPLPVGYDEEVGNRAMIIPWCSQHAVLTNPAIGGFLTHCGWNSILESIWCKTPLLCFPLLTDQFTNRKLVVDDWKIGSNLSNRMPITKEEVSENINRLMSGKARDEYMKAIGQVREKLENATTANGSSEQNMDSFIKDLKARTQPCELTKNLQSACAFNSNPRTQTHL